The Alnus glutinosa chromosome 7, dhAlnGlut1.1, whole genome shotgun sequence genome includes a region encoding these proteins:
- the LOC133872881 gene encoding probable auxin efflux carrier component 1b → MINLTDMYHVLTAVVPLYVAMILAYGSVKWWKIFSPDQCSGINRFVALFAVPLLSFHFISTNDPYAMNYRFIAADTLQKVIVLVVLAIWSKTSSRGSLEWSITLFSLSSLPNTLVMGIPLLKGMYGDASGTLMVQIVVLQCIIWYTLMLFLFEYRGARLLIVEQFPDTAGSIISFRVDSDIISLDGKEPLETQAEVGEDGKLHVTVRKSTSSRSEIFSRRSHGPNSGLSLTPRPSNLTNAEIYSLQSSRNPTPRGSSFNHTDFYSMVNGKNATNVSPRQSNFGNLCFDEESGGAGVFGNPARANGAYPAPPSAGIFSPGAKKKVNGGGGGDGGKDLHMFVWSSSASPVSEGGIHVFRGGEYGNELGGVGHQKDYDEFGRDEFSFGNRQAANGVDREGPVLSKLGSSSTAELHPKSGAHGESKQTSMPPASVMTRLILIMVWRKLIRNPNTYSSLIGLTWSLVSFKWNVVMPKIIAESIAILSNAGLGMAMFSLGLFMALQPKIIACGNSIATFAMAVRFVTGPAVMAAASFAVGLRGVLLHIAIVQAALPQGIVPFVFAKEYNVHPDILSTGVIFGMLIALPITLVYYILLGL, encoded by the exons ATGATTAACCTCACAGACATGTACCACGTTCTCACAGCCGTTGTGCCGCTGTATGTTGCTATGATCTTAGCCTACGGCTCTGTGAAATGGTGGAAAATCTTTAGCCCCGACCAATGCTCAGGCATCAACCGCTTTGTCGCACTCTTTGCAGTCCCGCTCCTTTCCTTTCACTTCATCTCAACAAACGACCCCTATGCCATGAACTACAGGTTCATAGCCGCTGACACTCTTCAAAAAGTCATCGTCTTGGTGGTCCTAGCCATCTGGTCCAAAACCAGCTCGAGAGGCTCTCTGGAATGGTCCATCACCCTCTTCTCTCTTTCCAGTCTCCCCAACACGCTCGTCATGGGAATCCCTTTGCTCAAGGGAATGTACGGAGACGCCTCAGGGACCCTCATGGTTCAGATAGTGGTCCTCCAATGCATCATTTGGTACACTTTGATgctatttttgtttgaatacaGGGGAGCCAGGCTTTTGATCGTTGAGCAATTTCCCGACACTGCTGGGTCGATTATTTCCTTCAGAGTTGATTCTGATATCATTTCCTTGGATGGGAAAGAACCGCTTGAAACCCAAGCTGAAGTAGGTGAAGATGGGAAACTCCATGTTACGGTGAGAAAATCAACTTCGTCTCGCTCTGAAATCTTCTCCCGGCGTTCCCATGGGCCTAATTCCGGTCTTTCGCTCACTCCACGGCCATCTAATTTGACGAATGCCGAGATTTACTCGCTCCAGTCCTCAAGAAATCCCACCCCTAGAGGTTCGAGTTTCAACCACACTGATTTCTACTCCATGGTGAACGGCAAGAACGCGACCAATGTGAGCCCGAGGCAATCCAATTTCGGTAATCTGTGTTTCGACGAGGAGAGCGGCGGAGCCGGCGTGTTCGGGAACCCGGCGAGAGCAAATGGGGCTTACCCGGCTCCTCCGAGTGCCGGTATTTTCTCTCCCGGTGCGAAGAAGAAGGTCAATGGGGGCGGTGGTGGTGATGGAGGTAAGGACCTTCACATGTTTGTTTGGAGCTCAAGCGCCTCCCCTGTTTCCGAAGGTGGGATCCATGTTTTCAGGGGTGGAGAATATGGGAATGAGCTTGGTGGGGTTGGTCACCAAAAAG attatGATGAGTTTGGTCGGGACGAGTTCAGCTTTGGAAACAGGCAGGCGGCGAATGGGGTTGACCGGGAAGGCCCCGTGCTTTCGAAGCTCGGCTCGAGCTCCACGGCGGAGCTCCACCCAAAGAGTGGTGCTCACGGTGAATCAAAGCAAACATCTATGCCGCCTGCTAGTGTTATGACCCGACTCATTTTGATTATGGTCTGGCGAAAGCTCATTAGGAATCCCAATACTTACTCCAGCCTGATTGGCCTCACCTGGTCTTTGGTCTCATTCAA GTGGAACGTTGTAATGCCTAAGATCATAGCCGAGTCCATAGCCATTCTGTCTAATGCTGGTCTCGGAATGGCCATGTTTAGTCTTG GTTTGTTCATGGCATTGCAGCCCAAAATTATTGCATGTGGGAACTCCATAGCTACCTTTGCCATGGCTGTTCGTTTCGTCACCGGTCCAGCGGTCATGGCTGCCGCCTCATTTGCTGTTGGACTAAGAGGAGTTCTTTTGCACATAGCCATTGTACAG GCAGCTCTTCCCCAAGGGATTGTCCCCTTTGTCTTTGCTAAGGAATACAATGTTCATCCTGACATTCTGAGCACTGG GGTTATATTTGGGATGCTAATAGCTCTTCCTATTACACTAGTCTACTACATCTTACTGGGACTTTGA